A single genomic interval of Mangifera indica cultivar Alphonso chromosome 5, CATAS_Mindica_2.1, whole genome shotgun sequence harbors:
- the LOC123216325 gene encoding transcription initiation factor TFIID subunit 15-like, with product MYLFLNRGGRGGGYKELDEEELEETKRRRRKAEEDDGELYDEFGNVKKKFRAKTQQAEAGQVLPGAGRAGWDVEELDMGEREAEIGEGIGMIGKAARIGIMMIKRGTEIRVERGI from the exons ATGTACTTGTTTCTGAACAGAGGAGGTCGTGGTGGTGGTTACAAAGAACTTGATGAAGAAGAATTAGAGGAAACCAAGCGACGTCGTCGGAAGGCTGAAGAA GATGATGGTGAGTTGTATGATGAGTTTGGCAATGTCAAGAAAAAGTTCCGTGCTAAAACACAACAAGCTGAAGCTGGGCAGGTGCTTCCAGGTGCTGGACGTGCTGGATGGGATGTTGAGGAACTAG ACATGGGAGAGAGAGAAGCAGAGATAGGGGAAGGGATTGGGATGATAGGCAAAGCAGCAAGAATAGGTATCATGATGATAAAGAGAGGCACCGAAATCAGAGTAGAGAGAGGGATCTAG